The Anaerolineales bacterium DNA segment ACCCCAGCGCGGTGCTGGCGAGGAGCATGTTCTGGATGGCCGCCGCCCCGTCCTCCACCCACCAGCGGCTGAGCTGCGGATCCATGACCACGGCGATCACCGCCGCGGCCTGTTCGATCCAGACTTTTCCCGTATTCAAGCCCGCGACCGCCGCCCGGTCCGTGACGACGACGAAATCCCACGGCTGTTTGTTGCTGCCCGTCGCCGCCAGGCGGCCCGCGTCAACGATCGTCTCCAGGTCCGGCTTGGGAATCGGCGCGCCGGTGTATTTGCGGATGGTTCTGCGTTTGCGGATGGCTTCCAGTGCGTCCATGGAGGTTCCTCCTTACATGCGAATTGTTTACACGAGAATGGTGCTTATATTGAACTCCGCAGCGTAGAAACCGAAACGAATAGGATCCATTTTCTTCCAGCGGTCTCCATTCATAAAAATAGC contains these protein-coding regions:
- a CDS encoding nitroreductase family protein, with the translated sequence MDALEAIRKRRTIRKYTGAPIPKPDLETIVDAGRLAATGSNKQPWDFVVVTDRAAVAGLNTGKVWIEQAAAVIAVVMDPQLSRWWVEDGAAAIQNMLLASTALGYGGCWVEGDMLPHEEEFKAKLGIPPAKRILALVPIGIPAETPVKEKKPLAEVIHWEKY